One Mesorhizobium loti genomic window carries:
- a CDS encoding Vitamin B12 receptor → MLKRFRSALVVAIATAWIAAVAANTLLDNTYVGYPRVTDPGRGLIIPYNVKGIVVYVTSEQMYVLSILRHVTIISGILMVMLVFINYFFHFRKNDKPTR, encoded by the coding sequence ATGCTCAAAAGGTTTAGATCTGCGTTGGTGGTAGCTATCGCTACTGCCTGGATAGCAGCCGTTGCCGCAAATACGCTACTAGACAATACATACGTAGGGTATCCAAGAGTTACTGATCCTGGTAGGGGGCTAATTATCCCTTATAATGTCAAGGGTATTGTTGTTTATGTAACTTCTGAGCAGATGTATGTCTTATCTATTTTAAGACATGTCACAATAATATCTGGAATACTTATGGTTATGCTTGTCTTTATAAATTATTTCTTTCATTTTAGAAAGAATGACAAACCCACTCGGTGA
- a CDS encoding Type II secretion system F domain-containing protein, with product MQGFIEFLASLAPTSLIPVAILLLALGSVAVAWPMVMAKGDRNEVKRRLKVDQSAVTAKPEPLQKKNTGVVREKAVKRAQEFYAKSDPENVARLRMKLIQAGYMEPRAVGTFFIIRFSALIGAAFGAFVLNQWMASAEATMASRWAFVILSGVAGYFLPGLVLTQKVREKMREYRNGFPDFMDLMIVCSDAGMSMEAGIERVSKELAKTYPALSQNLQLVSLELRAGRSLDDALKALAERLSLDEVRSFATLLQQSKELGTSLSGALRVFSDEMRHKRMSLAEEKAHALPAKMSIPVTVCILPVVLMIAVIPIIVKMTNGQFH from the coding sequence ATGCAGGGCTTCATCGAGTTCCTCGCCTCGCTTGCGCCGACCTCCCTGATACCGGTGGCCATCCTGCTTCTGGCGCTCGGCAGTGTCGCGGTTGCCTGGCCGATGGTCATGGCGAAGGGCGACCGCAACGAGGTGAAGCGCCGGCTCAAGGTCGACCAAAGTGCCGTGACCGCGAAGCCCGAGCCGCTGCAGAAGAAGAACACCGGCGTCGTGCGCGAGAAGGCGGTCAAGCGGGCGCAGGAATTCTACGCCAAGAGCGATCCGGAAAATGTCGCGCGGTTGCGCATGAAGCTGATCCAGGCCGGCTATATGGAGCCGCGCGCCGTCGGCACGTTCTTCATCATCCGCTTCTCGGCGCTGATCGGCGCCGCGTTCGGCGCCTTTGTCCTCAACCAGTGGATGGCCAGCGCCGAAGCGACGATGGCCAGCCGCTGGGCGTTCGTCATCCTGTCGGGCGTTGCCGGGTATTTCCTGCCTGGTCTGGTGCTGACCCAGAAGGTGCGGGAGAAGATGCGCGAATACCGCAACGGCTTTCCCGACTTCATGGATTTGATGATCGTCTGCTCGGATGCCGGCATGAGCATGGAGGCCGGCATCGAGCGCGTCTCGAAGGAGCTTGCCAAGACCTATCCGGCACTCAGCCAGAACCTGCAACTGGTGTCGCTGGAACTGCGGGCCGGGCGCAGCCTCGACGACGCGCTGAAGGCTCTCGCCGAGCGCCTCAGCCTGGACGAGGTCCGCTCCTTTGCCACGCTGCTGCAGCAGTCGAAGGAACTCGGCACCAGCCTGTCGGGCGCGCTGCGCGTCTTCTCCGACGAAATGCGCCATAAGCGCATGTCGCTGGCCGAGGAAAAGGCGCACGCCCTGCCGGCCAAGATGTCGATACCGGTGACGGTCTGCATCCTGCCGGTGGTGCTGATGATCGCGGTCATCCCGATCATCGTCAAAATGACGAACGGCCAGTTTCACTGA
- a CDS encoding glycine dehydrogenase, which produces MMTTALTPFSARHIGPGVNDVRAMLAVIGVPSVETLISQAVPQSIRLDLPLTLPAPASEAEALAELSATMAKNTVLKSFIGAGYHGVHVPPVIQRNLFENPAWYTAYTPYQAEISQGRLEMLFNFQTLVTELTGLPVASASLLDEATAVAEAVGIALRHHRDKRTKVAFAGTPHPQTLDVVRTRAEPLGIEIDGETIDDNTAALLVSWPDTFGVYGDHKAAIDKARATGALVVFIADPLGLTLTDAPAKLGADIAVGPMQRFGVPMGFGGPHAAYCAVSDRLTRLMPGRLVGQSTDSKGRPGYRLALQTREQHIRRDKATSNICTAQALLANMATAYAIWHGPAGLQAIAGRIHALANRLASGLKAAGISVLGASRFDTVTVEVKGKAAEIAEAAEKTGRLLRVLDADHVGIAFDETSTDADLDAIASLFGAKAAPSADRTVPGKPRGKEFLTQPVFNENKSETDMMRLLRRLADKDLALDRSMIPLGSCTMKLNAAAEMMPVSWPSIANLHPFAPASHSAGYRAMIGELEGWLAEITGFDAVSLQPNAGSQGEYAGLLAIRAYHRSRGEGHRTVCLIPSSAHGTNPASAAMAGMSVVVVRCLEDGNIDMDDMRAKANEHSKNLAALMFTYPSTHGVYEEGARHLCALIHEHGGQVYFDGANLNALVALARPADIGADVCHMNLHKTFCIPHGGGGPGIGPIGVRAHLKPYLPGHVTEGSAHAVSAAPFGSASILPITWMYIRMMGAAGLKQATETAIISANYVATRLAPHFPLLYKGRHDRIAHECILDTRVLKESAGISVDDIAKRLIDYGFHAPTMSFPVAGTLMVEPTESEPKRELDRFCEAMIAIAGEAAKVAKGEWPLADNPLVNAPHTAAETLAGQWNHPYSRLEAAYPAGDADTAAKYWPPVSRIDNVAGDRNLVCSCPPLSDYLGAAE; this is translated from the coding sequence ATGATGACCACAGCACTCACCCCCTTCTCGGCCCGCCATATCGGTCCTGGTGTCAACGACGTCCGGGCCATGCTTGCCGTGATCGGCGTTCCCTCCGTCGAGACGCTGATCAGCCAGGCCGTGCCGCAGTCGATTCGCCTGGACCTGCCGCTGACCTTGCCGGCGCCAGCCAGCGAGGCCGAGGCATTGGCCGAGTTGTCGGCTACGATGGCGAAGAACACGGTGCTGAAGAGCTTCATCGGCGCCGGCTATCACGGTGTCCATGTGCCGCCGGTCATCCAGCGCAATCTGTTCGAGAATCCGGCCTGGTACACGGCCTATACGCCCTATCAGGCCGAGATCAGCCAGGGCCGTCTGGAAATGCTGTTCAATTTCCAGACCTTGGTCACCGAATTGACCGGCCTGCCGGTGGCGTCCGCCTCGCTGCTCGACGAGGCAACCGCTGTCGCCGAAGCGGTCGGCATTGCGCTTCGCCACCACCGCGACAAGCGCACCAAGGTGGCGTTCGCCGGCACGCCACACCCGCAGACGCTGGATGTCGTGCGCACCCGCGCCGAACCGCTCGGCATCGAGATCGACGGCGAGACGATCGACGACAACACCGCCGCCTTGCTCGTCTCCTGGCCCGACACGTTCGGCGTCTATGGCGACCACAAGGCAGCGATCGACAAGGCCCGCGCCACCGGCGCACTGGTCGTCTTCATCGCCGATCCGCTTGGCCTGACGCTGACAGACGCGCCGGCGAAGCTCGGCGCCGACATTGCGGTGGGCCCGATGCAGCGCTTTGGTGTTCCGATGGGCTTTGGTGGCCCGCACGCCGCCTATTGCGCCGTCTCCGACAGACTGACCCGACTGATGCCCGGCCGCCTGGTCGGCCAGTCGACAGACAGCAAGGGCCGGCCCGGCTACCGCCTGGCCTTGCAGACGCGCGAGCAGCACATCCGCCGCGACAAGGCGACCTCCAACATCTGCACCGCGCAGGCGCTGCTCGCCAACATGGCGACGGCCTACGCCATCTGGCACGGCCCCGCCGGCCTGCAGGCGATTGCCGGGCGCATCCACGCGCTGGCCAATCGTCTGGCGAGCGGCCTCAAGGCGGCAGGCATTTCGGTGCTCGGTGCCAGCCGTTTCGACACGGTGACGGTGGAGGTAAAAGGCAAGGCCGCTGAAATAGCTGAAGCCGCCGAAAAGACCGGCCGGCTGCTGCGCGTCCTCGATGCCGACCATGTCGGCATCGCCTTCGACGAGACCTCGACGGATGCCGATCTCGACGCGATCGCTTCCCTGTTCGGCGCCAAGGCCGCCCCCTCGGCCGACCGCACCGTTCCCGGCAAGCCGCGTGGAAAAGAGTTTCTGACGCAACCGGTCTTCAACGAGAACAAGTCGGAAACCGACATGATGCGCCTGCTGCGCCGGCTGGCCGACAAGGATCTGGCGCTCGACCGCTCCATGATCCCGCTGGGCTCCTGCACGATGAAGCTCAACGCGGCGGCCGAAATGATGCCGGTGAGCTGGCCAAGCATCGCCAATCTGCATCCCTTCGCGCCGGCCAGCCATTCGGCCGGCTATCGCGCCATGATCGGCGAACTGGAGGGCTGGCTGGCGGAGATCACCGGCTTCGACGCGGTCAGCCTGCAGCCCAATGCCGGCAGCCAGGGCGAATATGCCGGCCTGCTCGCCATTCGTGCCTATCACCGCTCGCGCGGCGAGGGCCATCGCACCGTCTGCCTCATCCCCTCCTCCGCGCATGGCACCAATCCGGCAAGTGCGGCGATGGCTGGTATGAGCGTTGTCGTCGTGCGCTGCCTGGAAGACGGCAACATCGACATGGACGATATGCGGGCCAAGGCCAACGAGCATTCCAAGAATCTCGCCGCGCTGATGTTCACCTATCCCTCGACGCACGGCGTCTATGAAGAAGGCGCCCGCCATCTCTGCGCGCTCATTCACGAGCATGGCGGCCAGGTCTATTTCGACGGCGCCAACCTCAACGCGCTGGTCGCGCTCGCCCGGCCCGCCGATATCGGCGCCGATGTCTGCCATATGAACCTGCACAAGACCTTCTGCATCCCGCATGGCGGTGGCGGTCCGGGCATCGGCCCGATCGGCGTCAGGGCGCACCTGAAACCCTATCTGCCGGGCCATGTCACCGAGGGCTCGGCGCATGCCGTGTCGGCGGCACCGTTCGGCAGCGCCTCCATCCTGCCCATCACCTGGATGTATATCCGCATGATGGGCGCTGCCGGCCTGAAGCAGGCGACGGAGACCGCCATCATCTCGGCCAACTACGTGGCGACCCGCCTCGCGCCGCACTTCCCGCTGCTCTACAAGGGCCGGCACGATCGCATCGCGCATGAATGCATCCTCGACACCCGCGTGCTCAAGGAGAGCGCCGGCATCAGCGTCGACGACATCGCCAAGCGCCTGATCGACTACGGTTTTCATGCGCCCACCATGTCGTTCCCGGTCGCTGGCACGCTGATGGTCGAGCCGACGGAATCCGAGCCGAAGCGCGAGCTCGACCGTTTCTGCGAGGCGATGATCGCCATTGCAGGCGAAGCGGCGAAAGTGGCGAAGGGTGAATGGCCTTTGGCCGACAATCCGCTGGTCAACGCACCGCACACCGCGGCGGAAACGCTGGCCGGTCAGTGGAACCACCCCTACTCGCGCCTGGAAGCAGCCTATCCCGCCGGCGATGCCGACACGGCAGCCAAATACTGGCCACCGGTGTCGCGCATCGACAATGTCGCCGGCGACCGCAACCTCGTCTGCTCCTGCCCGCCGCTGTCTGATTATCTCGGAGCGGCGGAATAA
- a CDS encoding Flp pilus assembly protein TadB, whose translation MFDGLSAIYVVYAGAALTGIMIAEACYLLYAGRSDKRTAINRRMKLQENKISQEQVLIQLRKERGLDAGTSLFSPDRFRALRTQSGMIMPLSKFLMITSGVAMAMALVAIWYGLPLLMGLLLFVVLLPLLPVMVMRFKRKRRLKRFGMQLPEALELITRGLKAGHPVPVAVAMVSREMPDPIGTEFGVIADEVTYGSDLVSALNSLFDRVGHEDLPLFITAVSIQSSSGGNLREILDGLALTIRERGKLRRKVRAISTEGRMSAYILTAIPALLFAAIMALMPGFYRDVWDEPKTWYLIGGSVAWLMLGNLMMFKMSNFRF comes from the coding sequence GTGTTCGATGGGCTGAGCGCGATCTATGTCGTCTACGCCGGAGCAGCGCTCACCGGCATCATGATCGCCGAGGCCTGTTATCTCCTCTATGCCGGCCGCAGTGACAAGCGCACCGCCATCAACCGGCGCATGAAGCTGCAGGAAAACAAGATCAGCCAGGAGCAGGTGCTGATCCAGCTGCGCAAGGAGCGCGGCCTCGACGCCGGCACCTCGCTGTTCTCGCCGGACCGGTTCCGCGCGCTGCGCACGCAGTCAGGCATGATCATGCCGCTGTCGAAATTCCTGATGATCACCTCGGGCGTGGCGATGGCCATGGCCCTGGTCGCCATCTGGTATGGCTTGCCGCTGCTGATGGGGCTTCTGCTGTTCGTCGTGCTGCTGCCGCTGCTGCCGGTGATGGTGATGCGCTTCAAGCGCAAGCGCCGGCTCAAGCGTTTCGGCATGCAGTTGCCCGAGGCACTGGAGCTGATCACGCGCGGCCTCAAGGCCGGTCACCCGGTGCCGGTGGCCGTCGCCATGGTGTCGCGCGAAATGCCCGATCCGATCGGCACAGAGTTCGGCGTCATCGCCGATGAAGTGACCTATGGTTCCGATCTGGTCTCGGCTTTGAATTCGCTGTTCGACAGGGTCGGTCATGAGGACCTGCCGCTGTTCATCACCGCCGTCTCGATCCAGTCCAGTTCTGGCGGCAATCTGCGCGAGATCCTCGACGGCCTGGCGTTGACGATCCGCGAGCGCGGCAAGCTGCGCCGCAAGGTGCGCGCCATCTCGACCGAGGGCCGCATGTCGGCCTACATCCTGACGGCGATACCGGCGCTGCTGTTTGCCGCCATCATGGCGCTGATGCCGGGCTTCTACCGCGATGTCTGGGACGAGCCGAAAACCTGGTACCTGATCGGCGGGTCGGTCGCCTGGCTGATGCTGGGCAATCTGATGATGTTCAAAATGTCGAATTTCAGGTTCTGA
- a CDS encoding diguanylate cyclase GGDEF domain-containing protein translates to MLDFSSLLLAAALSGTCLAVTMFAIWLTAPRARFVLTVACGILVLVAHVTLFWRYTKGPDPLLCQIALALLSLGFLIICLSAMQYLGVRDYRRAVLPTLVAMAICAAVTFLGLDGVGFIVTYATVTVLLSTIGAMFWVNGSHDRRILLVVSFLSGTCAVSFALCGAVLVAKGQWTLGAAPDNWAERLNSVVAVACMTGLGALTLSLHHLQAQIELKAETMTDPLTGLMNRRGLMSLHGERQFGPFMAVVMFDLDHFKRTNDVYGHPVGDQVLCRFAAVIRKYARTGVDAFRLGGEEFAIVMSRMTEERAYDLASKIGVAFGTEVVATPHGPLRSTVSGGIGFGGADGCSLDEVLAEADAALYAAKRAGRNCVISRKRMGKAEPIEPALRSA, encoded by the coding sequence ATGCTGGATTTCAGTTCGCTCCTGCTCGCGGCCGCGCTGTCGGGCACCTGCCTGGCCGTCACCATGTTTGCCATCTGGCTCACCGCGCCGCGGGCGCGTTTCGTGCTGACGGTGGCGTGCGGCATCCTCGTGCTTGTCGCGCATGTGACCCTGTTCTGGCGCTACACCAAGGGGCCTGATCCGCTGCTTTGCCAGATAGCGCTGGCGCTGCTCAGCCTGGGCTTCCTGATCATCTGCCTTTCGGCCATGCAGTATCTCGGCGTGCGGGACTACAGGCGTGCGGTCTTGCCGACACTTGTCGCCATGGCGATCTGCGCGGCCGTGACCTTCCTCGGTCTTGACGGTGTCGGCTTCATCGTCACCTACGCAACGGTCACCGTGCTCTTGTCGACGATCGGAGCCATGTTCTGGGTCAATGGCAGTCACGATCGCCGTATCCTGCTGGTGGTCTCGTTCCTGAGCGGCACCTGCGCGGTGTCGTTTGCGCTTTGCGGCGCGGTTCTGGTGGCCAAGGGGCAATGGACGCTCGGGGCGGCGCCCGACAACTGGGCCGAACGTCTGAATTCCGTCGTGGCGGTGGCCTGCATGACCGGCCTCGGTGCCCTGACGCTCTCGCTTCACCATCTGCAGGCACAGATCGAGTTGAAGGCCGAGACCATGACCGATCCATTGACCGGGCTGATGAACCGTCGCGGGTTGATGTCGCTCCACGGCGAGCGGCAGTTCGGTCCGTTCATGGCGGTCGTCATGTTCGACCTCGATCATTTCAAGAGGACCAATGACGTCTACGGTCACCCGGTCGGGGACCAGGTCCTGTGCCGCTTCGCCGCCGTCATCCGGAAATATGCCAGGACCGGTGTCGACGCCTTTCGCCTCGGCGGCGAGGAGTTCGCCATCGTCATGTCGCGGATGACGGAAGAGCGCGCCTATGATCTCGCCAGCAAGATCGGCGTTGCCTTTGGCACCGAAGTCGTTGCCACCCCGCACGGTCCGTTGCGCAGCACGGTCAGCGGCGGCATCGGCTTTGGCGGCGCCGACGGCTGCAGCCTCGACGAGGTGCTGGCCGAGGCGGACGCAGCACTCTACGCGGCCAAGCGCGCCGGCCGAAATTGCGTCATCAGCCGCAAAAGGATGGGCAAGGCCGAACCGATCGAGCCGGCCTTGCGCTCAGCGTAG
- a CDS encoding Type II secretion system F domain-containing protein, with protein MQLVSLELRAGRSLDDALKALAERLSLDEVRSFATLLQQSKELGTSLSGALRVFSDEMRHKRMSLAEEKAHALPAKMSIPVTVCILPVVLMIAVIPIIVKMTNGQFH; from the coding sequence TTGCAGCTGGTGTCACTGGAACTGAGGGCCGGGCGCAGCCTCGACGATGCGCTGAAGGCACTCGCCGAGCGCCTCAGCCTGGACGAGGTCCGCTCCTTCGCCACGCTGTTGCAGCAGTCGAAGGAACTCGGCACCAGCCTGTCGGGCGCGCTGCGCGTCTTCTCCGACGAAATGCGCCACAAGCGCATGTCGCTGGCCGAGGAAAAAGCGCATGCCCTGCCGGCCAAGATGTCGATACCGGTGACGGTGTGCATCCTGCCGGTGGTGCTGATGATCGCGGTCATTCCAATCATCGTCAAAATGACGAACGGCCAGTTTCACTGA
- a CDS encoding glycine cleavage system protein H, which translates to MATTYFTADHEWLRVEGGIATVGITDYAQEQLGDLVFVELPETGKKLAKGDTAVVVESVKAASDVYAPVDGEITEANGTLSSDPSLVNSAATGAGWLWKMKLADESQLAGLMDEAAYKAHIA; encoded by the coding sequence ATGGCAACGACCTATTTCACCGCCGATCACGAATGGCTCCGCGTCGAAGGCGGCATCGCCACCGTCGGCATCACCGATTACGCCCAGGAGCAGCTCGGCGACCTCGTCTTCGTGGAACTGCCGGAGACCGGAAAGAAGCTTGCCAAGGGCGATACAGCCGTCGTGGTCGAATCCGTCAAGGCGGCCTCGGACGTCTACGCGCCGGTCGACGGCGAGATCACCGAGGCCAACGGCACGCTGTCGTCCGACCCGTCGCTGGTCAACTCGGCCGCAACCGGCGCCGGCTGGCTGTGGAAGATGAAGCTTGCCGACGAAAGCCAGCTCGCCGGCCTCATGGATGAGGCCGCCTACAAAGCCCATATCGCCTGA
- a CDS encoding response regulator receiver protein, giving the protein MANGIKTRKILLVSTDRTFVQDTRTAFAASEIIQLSTVEKNVTELRGEIQETDFGAIIVDMDAARLEEVESLQRIMRRLEGKAPVVVVTQEFNAAAVRILVQLKVADFLVKPITTADLVRSVVRALQGPGREENTESQIYTFMPAAGGVGTTTLALQTAFQLHHSVTRGASTCVVDLNFQQGACAEYLDLEPRFDITEIENQPERLDRQLLDVMLSKHASGLCVLAAPTHPSEMRSFKTDVVVRMLDLVSAYFDNVVIDMPRTWFPWTETVLLGSNKLYIVAEMTVPCLRHTQRLIQAVYETAGKEVKPNVIVNRFEQKMFDNGIKQADVQEILGEHFVGGISNNYRLVREAVDRGVPLHEIDPNANVVNDLKKIILPEEAAATGAKSKSLFGLGKGFLRRKAG; this is encoded by the coding sequence ATGGCAAATGGCATCAAGACCCGGAAAATCCTGCTCGTATCGACGGACAGGACCTTCGTGCAGGACACGCGGACCGCATTCGCCGCCTCCGAGATCATCCAGCTCTCGACGGTGGAAAAGAATGTCACCGAATTGCGCGGCGAGATCCAGGAGACGGACTTCGGCGCCATCATCGTCGACATGGACGCGGCGAGGCTGGAGGAGGTCGAGTCGCTGCAGCGCATCATGCGCCGGCTGGAGGGCAAGGCGCCGGTGGTCGTGGTCACCCAGGAGTTCAACGCCGCTGCCGTGCGCATCCTGGTGCAGCTCAAGGTCGCGGACTTCCTGGTCAAGCCGATCACCACGGCCGATCTGGTGCGCTCGGTGGTGCGGGCGCTGCAAGGGCCGGGGCGTGAGGAAAACACCGAGTCGCAGATCTACACCTTCATGCCGGCCGCCGGCGGTGTCGGCACCACGACACTGGCGCTGCAGACCGCGTTCCAGCTGCATCATTCGGTGACGCGTGGCGCTTCGACCTGCGTGGTCGACCTGAATTTCCAGCAAGGTGCCTGCGCCGAATATCTCGACCTCGAGCCGCGTTTCGACATCACCGAGATCGAGAACCAGCCCGAACGCCTCGACCGGCAACTGCTCGATGTGATGCTGTCCAAGCATGCCAGCGGGCTGTGCGTGCTGGCGGCACCGACGCATCCCTCGGAGATGCGCTCGTTCAAGACCGATGTGGTGGTGCGCATGCTCGACCTCGTCTCGGCCTATTTCGACAATGTCGTCATCGACATGCCGCGCACCTGGTTTCCGTGGACGGAGACGGTGCTGCTCGGCTCCAACAAGCTCTATATCGTCGCCGAGATGACGGTGCCGTGCCTGCGCCACACGCAAAGGCTGATCCAGGCGGTCTATGAGACCGCCGGCAAGGAAGTGAAGCCGAACGTCATCGTCAACCGTTTCGAGCAGAAGATGTTCGACAATGGCATCAAGCAGGCCGACGTCCAGGAGATCCTCGGCGAGCATTTCGTCGGCGGTATCTCCAACAACTACCGGCTGGTGCGCGAGGCGGTCGACCGCGGCGTGCCGCTGCACGAGATCGACCCCAATGCCAATGTCGTCAACGATTTGAAGAAGATCATCCTTCCGGAAGAGGCGGCCGCGACTGGCGCCAAGTCGAAGTCGCTGTTCGGTCTCGGCAAGGGCTTCTTGAGGAGGAAGGCCGGATGA
- a CDS encoding type II secretion system protein E, which yields MTSRFSTLQNRDARPLRPADTTPVAHHAVVIPTNRKASPAKPDVAPAKSANKVLDARVRIHRMLLEEINLVALERLPKEEMRRQVHDFVSEKTRQERMAINTVELEALVDDIVDEMVGLGPLEPLLKDPDINDILINGHQNCFIEKKGKLQQVHIPFKDEAHLLRIINKIVAAVGRRVDESQPMVDARMLDGSRFNAAIRPVGVDGPLVSIRKFSKNKLGLHKLVEFGAITQNMAEVLAAAVHARKTTIISGGTGTGKTTMLNALSAFIPEDERLITIEDAAELQLQQPHVARMETRPANIEGHGELKQRDLVKNALRMRPDRVILGECRGEEAFDMLQAMNTGHEGSMATIHANTPRDAISRLEQMLGMTGMPMTVQSIRSQIASAIDIIVQLTRLSDGKRKVTSVAEVTGMEGDVIQTQEIFRFVRTGMDADGGILGHFEATGIRPRFLEDMRAMGIEFPGRYFEPGRPQE from the coding sequence ATGACCAGCCGTTTTTCCACCCTGCAGAACCGCGACGCGCGCCCGCTACGTCCGGCTGATACAACGCCGGTGGCACATCACGCGGTCGTCATCCCGACCAACCGGAAGGCCTCGCCGGCAAAGCCTGACGTCGCGCCGGCAAAGAGTGCCAACAAGGTGCTCGATGCACGCGTGCGCATTCACCGGATGCTGCTCGAAGAAATCAACCTCGTGGCGCTGGAGCGTTTGCCCAAGGAGGAGATGCGCCGGCAGGTGCATGATTTCGTTTCGGAAAAAACCCGCCAGGAGCGGATGGCGATCAACACCGTCGAACTCGAAGCGCTGGTCGACGATATCGTCGACGAGATGGTTGGCCTCGGTCCGCTCGAGCCACTGCTCAAGGACCCCGACATCAACGACATCCTGATCAACGGTCACCAGAACTGCTTCATCGAAAAGAAAGGCAAGCTGCAGCAGGTCCATATCCCGTTCAAGGACGAGGCGCATCTGCTTAGAATCATTAACAAGATCGTCGCCGCTGTCGGCCGCCGCGTCGACGAATCGCAGCCGATGGTCGACGCCCGCATGCTGGATGGCTCGCGCTTCAACGCCGCCATTCGCCCGGTTGGCGTCGACGGGCCGCTGGTATCGATCCGCAAATTCTCCAAGAACAAGCTCGGCCTGCACAAGCTGGTCGAATTCGGCGCCATCACCCAGAACATGGCCGAAGTGCTGGCGGCGGCGGTGCACGCCCGCAAGACGACGATCATTTCGGGCGGCACCGGCACCGGTAAGACGACGATGCTCAATGCACTGTCGGCCTTCATTCCCGAAGACGAGCGGTTGATCACCATCGAGGACGCGGCCGAACTTCAGCTGCAGCAGCCGCATGTCGCGCGCATGGAGACGCGCCCCGCCAACATCGAGGGCCATGGCGAGTTGAAGCAACGCGATCTCGTCAAGAACGCGCTGCGCATGCGCCCCGACCGCGTCATCCTCGGCGAGTGCCGCGGCGAGGAGGCTTTCGACATGCTGCAGGCGATGAACACCGGCCATGAAGGGTCGATGGCGACCATCCACGCCAACACGCCGCGCGATGCCATTTCGCGCCTCGAACAGATGCTCGGCATGACCGGCATGCCGATGACGGTGCAGTCGATCCGCAGCCAGATCGCCAGCGCCATCGACATCATCGTTCAGCTGACCCGGCTTTCCGACGGCAAGCGCAAGGTGACAAGCGTCGCCGAGGTGACCGGCATGGAAGGCGACGTCATCCAGACGCAGGAGATCTTCCGCTTCGTACGCACCGGCATGGATGCCGATGGCGGCATTCTCGGTCATTTCGAGGCGACCGGCATCCGGCCGCGCTTCCTCGAGGATATGCGCGCCATGGGCATCGAGTTTCCCGGGCGGTATTTCGAACCCGGCCGGCCGCAGGAGTAA